The nucleotide sequence GATGTTTTTGAGTTATTAACATCAACAAAGGAAAGAGGATTTGAAGATATAATCTCAACTCAATACACTTCTGATTCAAAAAATAGAGCTATTATACACTACTGTATAAAAATTATAGAAAAGGTTGGTATTAAATATCCAAATTTGGTCTATACCTATATACCTTACTTAATAAAGCTCTTAGACAGTGAGTTTGAGTGCATTAGATTTGCAAGTGCTGAAGCTTTGGCAAACATCCCTTCAAAACTAACAATCTATGCATATCCAAAACTTATAAAGAAATTAGACAATAAAGTTTATGCTAAAGTATTGGTTAAGTTAATAATGAAATCAGACAACAAAGAGGCAATTTTATTAAAGCTTTTTGAGAATTTTAATGAATATTCCCTTTATATAATAAAAGAGCTTTATAAATATGACAAAGAGTTAATTTATGAATTTATCCCACTAATTTTAAGGGACTTTGGAAATAAAGGCTTAATTATAGTTTTTTGCAAAACTTATTAAAATTAAGAAAGGAAAATTTGAACGCCTTTCTTTAGGAAGGCGTTCATAAATACCTTATGTATTCCAAAATGTTTTGCAAAAAACTATTGTGATGCAAGAGATACAGGCTGATTAACAAAAACATTCTCTTCAATTCTAAATTGTTGAGTATAGCCAACTAATTTAGGGATAGATTTCATTAAATTTTCTACTATACTTATAGATATAAATTCTGGGATGATGTCATAGTCATTCTCAGTATTTATCTCCCCCTCAATGTATGCTTCAAAAGAAAACTCACCATAGGCTTTAATATTACATACAAAGCTGAATTTCTTTGCGTCCATTTTTTTATACTCAATGTTCCAGTCAACATTTAGCTCTACAGTTCTATTCTTAGGGATTTTTGTAGGGGGTTTTATAGAAATACTTAAAAGATTCACTTCCATAATCTCACCGTGTAATACTTTTATATAAAATAGTATATATATTTTATGATTTATTTTAAGTTTAGTATTATGGTGGGAAAATGATTAGATATGATAAGTATGATAAGATGGTTTGGGAGAGATGTAAAGATAAAATTACCTTTCATTTAAGTGAAAAAGAGACGGAGATAATATTTTATTTATTCTTTAAGTATGAAGTTGAAATTTTGGAAGAAAACGATTTAATTAAAAAAATTGTAAGAGATAGAAGATTCAAGAATATAAAATCAATAACTACATTGGATGAAAACTATTCTTTAATTGCCACTGAATTTTTTTGTGAGAAATTTAAAGAGTTTAAGGAAAAAAGTAAAGAAGAGGATATAAGTGAGCTGTTAGATGAGCTTGAAAGTTATATGGAAAATATAACATCATCTTTCAGCTCTTTTGGTTCTGGTGAAGGATATAAAAGCCATACTGACCCAAAGAAAAAATTGGAATTAACTGAAAAGTTATTAAAAAACAATAAACTCAAAGAATTTATAAAAATATTAGGAAAATTTAAAAGAATGGCTATAAAAAAATATAAAACAAAAATTAAGCACTTTTCAGGAGAGAAGTATTCAATAAACTTTGGAAATAATTTAATAAATCTGCTTCCTTCAGAGTATAAAAACTTTGCTGAAGAAACACTTTTTATTGATTTGCTAAGGAGGTATAATGAAAATAAACTTTTAAATTATAAAATATTAGAAAATAATGAAAATTGCGGGGACTTTGTTGTTTGTTTGGACTTAAGTGGTTCTATGAGAGGAAACAAGGAGATTTGGGCAAAAGCAATTGCTCTCTGCTTAATGGATATATCTTTAAAAAGAAATAAAAGATATATTGCAATTTTGTTTGATGATGGTGTTAGAGACATAAAAATTTATGAAAAAAAGGTATCTTTTGATGAAATTTTAGATTTTGCCTCTGTATTTTATGGAGGAGGGACAAATTTTGAAAAACCGTTGAGAGAGGCGTTAAAATTTAATGGAGACATTGTTTTTATTACAGATGGAGAGTGTGAAATATCTTTGGAGTTTTTAGAGAAGATTAGAGAGGAGAAACAGAAGAGAAGAATAAAGATTTATTCCATATGCATAAATACAAAACCAACAGTTAGCTTAAAACAGATATCTGACAATGCTATAACAATCTATGAATTAACATCTAAGACAGCTGAAAAGGTTTTTGACATATTAATTTAATCTCTAATTGTCGCTCTTAGCCGATTATCTTTTAATATCAAGTCGAGAGCATCATTTATATCTTTAACAACAATATCTGAGCTTAATATTGTTTTGCTCCAAGCTCCCTCATCTCCAATAACGCAAATTCCCAAATCAGCATTTTTTAATAATAATTCATCATTGTTTCCATTACCTATGGCAATAATTTTTTTATCAGGATTTTCTTTTTTTAAGTCCTCTAAAATTTTTAGTTTAGCTATTTTTTCACTACCATATTTTTCTCTATCTACTTTTATGCCCTTGACGTTTAAATCTTTTGCTATCTCATTTAAAGTTCCAAAAGTATCTGCCGACAAAATATATATTTCAGCTTTTTCTTTTAAAATAGATAATCTTTCTTTAACCCCTTCTTTTATCTTTCCATCAGTGGCTATTGTCCCATTTAAATCTAAAAGAATAATCATACGTATCAACCAAAAAATTTTTTTATTTTTCTAAGATTTTAAAAAAAGATGTATAAAAAATTAGCTAATAAAATATCTAATAGCCAAAATCCTTTTAGTTTTTAATCCCTTGTTATCATAGTTCCAATACCTTCCTCTGTAAATATTTCCAACAATAAAGCATGAGGTATTTTTCCATTAATTATATGAACACTTTTAACTCCATGTTTTAGAGCATATAAAGCACTCTCTGCCTTTGGAATCATTCCTCCTTTTATCCTCCCATCTTCTATCATTTCTTTTAGTTCTGAGGCAGTTAATTTCCTATGCAAAGTTTCTGGATTATTTATATCATCCATTATTCCATCGACATCGGTTATTAAAATAAGCTTTTCCGCTTTCAAAGCTCCAGCTATGTCTCCAGCAACCGTATCAGCATTTAAGTTATATGCCTCCCCTTTTTCATCCAAACCAATTGGTGATATGACTGGAATATAGCCGTTGTTTATCAGAATTTCTAAAAGTTCAGTATTAACCTCTACTGTTTCTCCAACTCTACCCAAATCTACAGCTATCTCTTCCCCTTTCTCATTTTTAATGTATTTTATTTTTTTCTTTGCAATTATAATCCTTCCAGATTTTCCTGATAACCCAACTGCCTTTCCACCAAATTTTGATAGTTTTGAAACAATATCCCCATTAATTTTTCCAGCTAAGACCATTTCAACAATATCTAAAGTTTCTTCATCAGTAACTCTTAAACCATGAACAAATTCTGGCTTTTTACCCATCTTTTCCATAGCTTTGTTAATTTCAGGCCCTCCACCATGAACAACAACTGGATGTATTCCAACATACTTCAGCAAAACAACATCTTGGGCAGTCCAATTCTTTGCCTTTTCATCAATCATCGCATGGCCACCATACTTTATAACAAAAGTCTTTCCATAGAATTTCTGTATGAATGGTAGAGCTTCCATTAAAATCTCTGCTTTTTCTATCATATCCATCCCTATAATTTTTTAAGTTTAAAGTGAATAAAAGTGCTATAGTCAATCTTCGAATATGAAACATCCACTAAAGGAATAAATATAAAGCCTCAAAGAGGCTTTATAACTACCTTATTCATCATCAAACATTTGAAGATTGACTATTTAAAACTTATCAAACAATAACTTTAAATAATAGTAAATCTGTAAGTAAGATAATTAATAGAGAGTTAAGAGTTTAAATAAATTTTTAAATAAAATGAGATTTTTGGTGGTTGGTGAGAGAAGATGCCGAATTATCATGTGACTTTACAAGCTGCATATGTTGTGAGAAACGTAGATGATGTAGAAGACGCTATAAGCGTCACCATATCTCAAATAGGGAAAATGTTGAATAAAGAAGGATTAAACTATGTGGATATAGATATTGGATTAACCATCTGTCCAAAATGTGGAGAGTTGGTAGATTGTGTATTAGTTGTAGCAAGAACAGCTTTAGTTGGTGTTTTGTTATCTATGAAAGTCTTTAATGCTGAAAGTCCAGAGCATGCTATAAGAATAGCTAAAGCAACAATTGGAAAAGTTTTAAAAAATATTCCATTAGAACCTGTTGATGTTGTAGAGTTGGAAAAATAAAAATAAAAAAAGATTAATAAAATTCTTCTATAATTTATCATTTATCCTTTTTTAAATCCTAATCCAAATCCTACAAGGAATGAGGTTCCAAAGGATATTGAATGTGCAAGTCCAATAATCTTATCCCCAAAAACCAATATTGAGTTTTCAAGATTTCCAAGCAATGCTGAAAATGCCTCTTTATTAATACTTATAACACCTATTTTAGCTAAGTAAAGTAAGCTTAATATATAAATCCCTATTAAAAATGCTACTACCTTTATAGCCTTTTTTGCAGCCCATCCAACTACAAATCCAATAACAAATCCACTACCTATATCTGGAAAAAATTGAGTAATATCCATAAATAATCACCTTACTAATTGCATTAATTAAAAATTTCTTTAGCTTATAATATATAAAAAAGTTTCTTCTAAGAGTGATGTCTATGAAAACATACATTGGGAAGATTCATTTAAAATGGTGTAAAAACTGCAACATTCC is from Methanocaldococcus bathoardescens and encodes:
- a CDS encoding vWA domain-containing protein; this encodes MIRYDKYDKMVWERCKDKITFHLSEKETEIIFYLFFKYEVEILEENDLIKKIVRDRRFKNIKSITTLDENYSLIATEFFCEKFKEFKEKSKEEDISELLDELESYMENITSSFSSFGSGEGYKSHTDPKKKLELTEKLLKNNKLKEFIKILGKFKRMAIKKYKTKIKHFSGEKYSINFGNNLINLLPSEYKNFAEETLFIDLLRRYNENKLLNYKILENNENCGDFVVCLDLSGSMRGNKEIWAKAIALCLMDISLKRNKRYIAILFDDGVRDIKIYEKKVSFDEILDFASVFYGGGTNFEKPLREALKFNGDIVFITDGECEISLEFLEKIREEKQKRRIKIYSICINTKPTVSLKQISDNAITIYELTSKTAEKVFDILI
- a CDS encoding HAD family hydrolase, whose translation is MIILLDLNGTIATDGKIKEGVKERLSILKEKAEIYILSADTFGTLNEIAKDLNVKGIKVDREKYGSEKIAKLKILEDLKKENPDKKIIAIGNGNNDELLLKNADLGICVIGDEGAWSKTILSSDIVVKDINDALDLILKDNRLRATIRD
- the argB gene encoding acetylglutamate kinase gives rise to the protein MDMIEKAEILMEALPFIQKFYGKTFVIKYGGHAMIDEKAKNWTAQDVVLLKYVGIHPVVVHGGGPEINKAMEKMGKKPEFVHGLRVTDEETLDIVEMVLAGKINGDIVSKLSKFGGKAVGLSGKSGRIIIAKKKIKYIKNEKGEEIAVDLGRVGETVEVNTELLEILINNGYIPVISPIGLDEKGEAYNLNADTVAGDIAGALKAEKLILITDVDGIMDDINNPETLHRKLTASELKEMIEDGRIKGGMIPKAESALYALKHGVKSVHIINGKIPHALLLEIFTEEGIGTMITRD
- a CDS encoding DUF555 domain-containing protein, which gives rise to MPNYHVTLQAAYVVRNVDDVEDAISVTISQIGKMLNKEGLNYVDIDIGLTICPKCGELVDCVLVVARTALVGVLLSMKVFNAESPEHAIRIAKATIGKVLKNIPLEPVDVVELEK
- a CDS encoding FUN14 domain-containing protein, which translates into the protein MDITQFFPDIGSGFVIGFVVGWAAKKAIKVVAFLIGIYILSLLYLAKIGVISINKEAFSALLGNLENSILVFGDKIIGLAHSISFGTSFLVGFGLGFKKG